Proteins encoded within one genomic window of Esox lucius isolate fEsoLuc1 chromosome 12, fEsoLuc1.pri, whole genome shotgun sequence:
- the LOC105013518 gene encoding glucose-6-phosphate 1-dehydrogenase isoform X2, with protein sequence MAGVPCRLTHSEVFGQLRRELSHSSDSHVFIILGASGDLAKKKVYPTLWWLFRDGLLPEDTHFVGFARSPLTVEDIKTACRPYMKLGDGEGERLAEFFQRNSYVSGRYDEQDSFSKLNAHLSSLTDSRGAGGANRLFYLALPPSVYHDVSKNIRAYCMCPNGWNRVIVEKPFGRDQQSSQDLSSHLSSLFTEDQIYRIDHYLGKEMVQNLMVLRFGNRIFGPIWNRNSVANVILTFKEPFGTQGRGGYFDNYGIIRDVMQNHLLQMLSLVAMEKPASTSPDDVRDEKVKVLKCIAPVSPSDVVLGQYTGDPEGEAHATLGYQDDPTVPKGSRTPTFAIAVLYVRNERWDGVPFILRCGKALNERKAEVRLQFTDVPGDIFDEQCRRNELVVRVQPDEAIYLKMMTKKPGAYFSPEETELDLTYQSRYK encoded by the exons ATGGCTGGTGTTCCTTGCCGACTTACCCATTCTGAGGTATTTGGCCAGCTGAGGAGGGAGCTGTCCCATTCATCTGACTCACACGTCTTCATCATCTTAGGAGCCTCA GGAGATCTTGCCAAGAAGAAGGTTTATCCCACTCTATG GTGGCTGTTCAGAGATGGGCTTCTCCCAGAGGACACCCACTTTGTGGGCTTTGCCCGCTCCCCACTGACTGTGGAGGACATCAAGACTGCCTGTCGGCCTTATATGAAG CTTGGTGATGGTGAGGGTGAGCGCCTGGCTGAGTTCTTCCAAAGGAACTCTTACGTGAGTGGTCGATATGATGAGCAGGACTCCTTCTCCAAGCTCAACGCCCACCTGAGCTCCCTGACTGACAGCAGAGGGGCGGGTGGCGCCAACCGTCTCTTCTACCTGGCCCTGCCACCCAGCGTCTACCACGACGTCAGCAAGAACATCAGAGCCTACTGCATGTGCCCCAA TGGTTGGAACAGGGTAATAGTGGAGAAGCCATTTGGTCGTGACCAGCAGAGTTCTCAGGACCTGTCGTCCCACCTCTCATCCCTGTTCACCGAAGACCAGATCTACCGGATCGACCACTATCTAGGCAAAGAGATGGTGCAGAACCTCATGGTCCTCAG gtttGGAAACCGTATCTTTGGTCCGATCTGGAACAGGAACAGCGTCGCCAATGTGATTCTAACCTTTAAAGAACCCTTCGGCACGCAGGGACGCGGGGGATACTTCGACAACTATGGCATCATCCG TGATGTCATGCAGAACCACTTGCTCCAGATGCTCTCTCTGGTTGCCATGGAAAAGCCTGCCTCCACCAGCCCTGACGACGTGAGAGACGAGAAG GTGAAGGTGTTAAAGTGCATCGCCCCAGTGTCTCCGTCTGACGTGGTGCTGGGTCAGTATACCGGGGACCCCGAAGGGGAAGCCCATGCCACGCTAGGTTACCAAGACGACCCCACCGTGCCCAAAGGCTCCCGCACGCCCACCTTCGCCATCGCTGTGCTCTACGTACGAAACGAAAGATGGGACG GTGTTCCGTTCATCCTGCGCTGCGGTAAAGCTCTTAACGAGCGCAAGGCGGAGGTGCGTCTGCAGTTCACCGACGTCCCAGGGGACATATTTGATGAGCAGTGCCGGAGGAACGAGCTGGTGGTCAGGGTCCAGCCCGACGAAGCCATCTACCTCAAGATGATGACCAAGAAGCCGGGAGCCTATTTCAGCCCGGAGGAAACTGAGCTGGACCTCACCTACCAGAGTAGATACAAG TGA
- the LOC105013518 gene encoding glucose-6-phosphate 1-dehydrogenase isoform X1 → MAGVPCRLTHSEVFGQLRRELSHSSDSHVFIILGASGDLAKKKVYPTLWWLFRDGLLPEDTHFVGFARSPLTVEDIKTACRPYMKLGDGEGERLAEFFQRNSYVSGRYDEQDSFSKLNAHLSSLTDSRGAGGANRLFYLALPPSVYHDVSKNIRAYCMCPNGWNRVIVEKPFGRDQQSSQDLSSHLSSLFTEDQIYRIDHYLGKEMVQNLMVLRFGNRIFGPIWNRNSVANVILTFKEPFGTQGRGGYFDNYGIIRDVMQNHLLQMLSLVAMEKPASTSPDDVRDEKVKVLKCIAPVSPSDVVLGQYTGDPEGEAHATLGYQDDPTVPKGSRTPTFAIAVLYVRNERWDGVPFILRCGKALNERKAEVRLQFTDVPGDIFDEQCRRNELVVRVQPDEAIYLKMMTKKPGAYFSPEETELDLTYQSRYKNVKLPCAYERLILDVFCGNQMYFVRSDELREAWRIFTPVLHHIETEKIDPVPYAHGSRGPNEADELMRSVGFRYEGTYKWVNPHTAQRTQMHTV, encoded by the exons ATGGCTGGTGTTCCTTGCCGACTTACCCATTCTGAGGTATTTGGCCAGCTGAGGAGGGAGCTGTCCCATTCATCTGACTCACACGTCTTCATCATCTTAGGAGCCTCA GGAGATCTTGCCAAGAAGAAGGTTTATCCCACTCTATG GTGGCTGTTCAGAGATGGGCTTCTCCCAGAGGACACCCACTTTGTGGGCTTTGCCCGCTCCCCACTGACTGTGGAGGACATCAAGACTGCCTGTCGGCCTTATATGAAG CTTGGTGATGGTGAGGGTGAGCGCCTGGCTGAGTTCTTCCAAAGGAACTCTTACGTGAGTGGTCGATATGATGAGCAGGACTCCTTCTCCAAGCTCAACGCCCACCTGAGCTCCCTGACTGACAGCAGAGGGGCGGGTGGCGCCAACCGTCTCTTCTACCTGGCCCTGCCACCCAGCGTCTACCACGACGTCAGCAAGAACATCAGAGCCTACTGCATGTGCCCCAA TGGTTGGAACAGGGTAATAGTGGAGAAGCCATTTGGTCGTGACCAGCAGAGTTCTCAGGACCTGTCGTCCCACCTCTCATCCCTGTTCACCGAAGACCAGATCTACCGGATCGACCACTATCTAGGCAAAGAGATGGTGCAGAACCTCATGGTCCTCAG gtttGGAAACCGTATCTTTGGTCCGATCTGGAACAGGAACAGCGTCGCCAATGTGATTCTAACCTTTAAAGAACCCTTCGGCACGCAGGGACGCGGGGGATACTTCGACAACTATGGCATCATCCG TGATGTCATGCAGAACCACTTGCTCCAGATGCTCTCTCTGGTTGCCATGGAAAAGCCTGCCTCCACCAGCCCTGACGACGTGAGAGACGAGAAG GTGAAGGTGTTAAAGTGCATCGCCCCAGTGTCTCCGTCTGACGTGGTGCTGGGTCAGTATACCGGGGACCCCGAAGGGGAAGCCCATGCCACGCTAGGTTACCAAGACGACCCCACCGTGCCCAAAGGCTCCCGCACGCCCACCTTCGCCATCGCTGTGCTCTACGTACGAAACGAAAGATGGGACG GTGTTCCGTTCATCCTGCGCTGCGGTAAAGCTCTTAACGAGCGCAAGGCGGAGGTGCGTCTGCAGTTCACCGACGTCCCAGGGGACATATTTGATGAGCAGTGCCGGAGGAACGAGCTGGTGGTCAGGGTCCAGCCCGACGAAGCCATCTACCTCAAGATGATGACCAAGAAGCCGGGAGCCTATTTCAGCCCGGAGGAAACTGAGCTGGACCTCACCTACCAGAGTAGATACAAG AATGTGAAGCTCCCTTGTGCCTATGAGAGGCTGATTCTGGACGTGTTCTGTGGGAATCAGATGTACTTTGTCCGCAG TGATGAACTGAGGGAAGCCTGGCGGATCTTCACACCTGTCCTCCACCACATCGAGACAGAGAAGATAGACCCTGTCCCCTACGCCCACGGAAG tCGGGGGCCAAATGAAGCAGATGAGCTTATGAGGAGTGTGGGATTTCGCTACGAGGGAACATACAAGTGGGTCAATCCCCACACTGCCCAGCGCACACAAATGCATACTGTGTAA
- the galnt6 gene encoding polypeptide N-acetylgalactosaminyltransferase 6, with protein sequence MRLILRRRMSPLKLVLAAGTIFLVVLVILQRDVGSNPSQDPWFQDLVERKERVLGMVRGAVNNLGFQIGAPEPRPAEPTPDSNCPPGFYSQVDLKPVLERPPQDPQAPGADGKAFEQNKMTPEEEKEKEKGMTVNCFNQFASDRISLSRSLGDDTRPPECVERKFRRCPALPTTSVVIVFHNEAWSTLLRTVYSVLHTSPATLLTEIILVDDASTAEHLGTRLDEYVKQLKIVKVVRQLERKGLITARLLGARVAQGEILTFLDAHCECFHGWLEPLLARILEEPTAVVSPEITTIDLNNFGFMKPVSTAKAQNRGNFDWSLTFGWEGIPGHERDRRKDETYPVKTPTFAGGLFSISKKYFEHIGTYDDKMEIWGGENVEMSFRVWQCGGQLEIIPCSVVGHVFRTKSPHTFPKGTEVITRNQVRLAEVWMDDYKRIFYRRNQNAAKMAQENRFGDISERVSLRERLQCKNFTWYLNTVYPEAFIPDLSPTKFGAIKNLGAQSCLDVGENNQGGKPLIMYSCHNMGGNQYFEYTSHRELRHNIGKQLCLQASPPPDPVKIELCTLKGLGTSVLPHQEWVFTSENLLKNPATGMCLFLKADQILMNHCNAADFNQHWTFS encoded by the exons ATGCGCCTGATCCTGCGTCGGCGCATGTCCCCCCTGAAGCTGGTTCTGGCTGCGGGGACTATCTTCCTGGTTGTCCTGGTGATCCTCCAGAGGGACGTGGGCTCCAACCCTTCCCAGGACCCGTGGTTCCAGGACCTGGTGGAGCGCAAGGAGAGGGTGTTGGGGATGGTCCGAGGCGCCGTCAACAACCTGGGTTTCCAG ATTGGCGCTCCAGAGCCTCGACCGGCGGAGCCCACCCCAGACAGCAACTGTCCTCCAGGCTTCTACTCTCAGGTGGACCTCAAGCCAGTCCTGGAGAGACCCCCTCAGGACCCTCAGGCCCCCGGGGCAGACGGCAAGGCCTTTgagcaaaataaaatgacaccagaggaggagaaagagaaggagaagggaATGACCGTAAACTGTTTCAACCAGTTCGCCTCGGACCGGATCTCCCTGAGCCGTAGCCTGGGAGATGACACCCGGCCACCAGA GTGCGTGGAGCGTAAGTTCCGCCGCTGCCCCGCCCTCCCCACCACCAGTGTGGTCATCGTGTTCCATAATGAGGCCTGGTCCACACTGCTGCGGACGGTCTACAGTGTCCTCCACACCTCGCCCGCCACCCTGCTCACCGAGATCATCCTGGTGGACGACGCCAGCACCGCAG AGCACCTGGGGACTCGGCTGGACGAGTATGTGAAGCAGCTGAAGATCGTGAAGGTGGTGAGACAGCTGGAGAGAAAAGGCCTGATCACAGCCAGGCTCCTGGGGGCCAGAGTAGCACAGGGGGAGATACTCACCTTCCTGGATGCTCACT GTGAGTGTTTCCATGGCTGGCTGGAGCCACTGCTGGCCCGTATCCTGGAGGAGCCCACTGCTGTCGTTAGCCCAGAGATCACCACCATCGACCTGAATAACTTTGGCTTCATGAAGCCTGTATCCACCGCCAAGGCCCAAAACCGAGGCAACTTTGACTGGAGCCTCACCTTTGGCTGGGAAGGCATCCCAGGTCACGAGAGGGACAGGCGCAAGGACGAGACCTACCCTGTCAA AACGCCAACGTTTGCTGGAGGTctcttctccatctccaaaAAGTACTTTGAGCACATCGGCACGTACGATGACAAGATGGAGATCTGGGGGGGTGAGAATGTCGAGATGTCCTTTAGg GTGTGGCAGTGTGGGGGCCAGCTGGAGATCATCCCGTGTTCTGTGGTGGGGCACGTGTTCCGCACGAAGTCCCCGCACACCTTCCCCAAAGGTACCGAGGTCATCACACGGAACCAGGTGCGACTGGCCGAAGTCTGGATGGACGACTACAAACGCATCTTCTACCGACGCAACCAGAACGCCGCCAAGATGGCCCAAGAG AATAGGTTTGGGGACATCTCTGAGCGTGTCAGCCTGCGGGAGAGACTGCAGTGTAAGAACTTCACTTGGTACCTGAATACTGTTTACCCTGAGGCGTTTATACCAGACCTCAGTCCCACCAAGTTTGGAGCA ATTAAGAACCTGGGCGCTCAGAGCTGTCTGGATGTGGGAGAGAACAATCAAGGAGGAAAACCACTGATCATGTACTCCTGCCACAACATGGGAGGCAACCAG TACTTTGAGTACACGTCTCACAGGGAGCTGCGCCACAACATCGGGAAGCAGCTGTGCCTGCAGGCCAGCCCCCCACCGGATCCGGTCAAGATAGAACTGTGTACTCTGAAGGGACTGGGAACCAGCGTGCTCCCACATCAGGAGTGGGTCTTTACCTCG GAGAATCTCCTAAAGAACCCGGCCACTGGAATGTGCTTGTTCCTGAAAGCAGACCAGATACTAATGAACCACTGCAATGCAGCTGATTTTAATCAGCACTGGACATTCAGTTGA